One window of Gilliamella sp. B3022 genomic DNA carries:
- the flhA gene encoding flagellar biosynthesis protein FlhA, translating into MIKSKLQTLLSLNTLKNGQYQILAGPILILLILSMMVLPLPAFILDLFFTFNIALSIIILIVALFTKRVLDFAAFPTVLLFATLLRLSLNVASTRVVLLKGHTGSDAAGRVIEAFGHFLVGGNFAIGIVVFVILVIINFMVITKGAGRIAEVGARFALDGMPGKQMAIDADLNAGLIGEDEAKARRAEVTQEADFYGSMDGASKFVRGDAIAGLLIMAITIIGGLLVGVMQHGMTFADASHTYVLLTIGDGLVAQIPSLIISTAAGVIVTRVNSQDSISEQMLNQLFNSPKVLILTAVVIGLLGLIPGMPNIVFLMFTGFLTVLAWWLNKHKNAEPQNTTKTTEAPATTPASLEATWSDVNIEDILAMEVGYGLIPMVDQTQNGELLGKIRSLRKKFAQTLGFLPPQVHIRDNLSLAPYQYKIFIKGGEIGKGEIVNNKWLAINPGNVTETIKGTPTTEPAFGLPAIWIDKNDKENAQILGYTVVDTSTMIATHFNHLLQQFASDLLGRLETQELLDRIKQEVPKLVEDFIPGVITLTTFHKILQNLIAEKVSIRDMRTIIETICEHAPTQNDAYQLLSMVRIALGRVITQQWFSDSEQINVICLNVNLERLLLQTLQNTSNFEPGLAEHIIQQLQQALHQQEAIGAPPVLLVNHSLRAMLAQFLRPNFPQLAVLSNLEIPNNREIKVTCQIGSET; encoded by the coding sequence ATGATTAAATCAAAGCTACAGACATTATTGTCATTGAATACCTTAAAAAATGGTCAATATCAAATTTTAGCGGGACCAATACTCATATTATTGATTCTGTCGATGATGGTATTACCTTTGCCAGCTTTTATCTTAGATCTATTTTTTACTTTTAATATTGCCTTATCCATTATTATATTAATTGTCGCTTTATTCACTAAAAGAGTGCTTGATTTTGCAGCATTTCCAACGGTTTTATTATTTGCAACTTTATTGCGCTTATCGCTCAATGTTGCCTCTACAAGGGTAGTATTATTAAAAGGTCATACCGGCAGTGATGCGGCAGGGCGGGTTATTGAAGCGTTCGGGCACTTTTTAGTTGGTGGAAATTTTGCTATTGGTATCGTTGTATTTGTTATTCTGGTCATCATTAACTTCATGGTGATTACCAAAGGAGCTGGACGAATTGCTGAAGTGGGGGCTCGTTTTGCATTAGATGGCATGCCAGGTAAACAAATGGCAATTGATGCTGATCTTAATGCGGGGTTAATTGGTGAAGATGAAGCTAAAGCACGAAGAGCAGAAGTGACCCAAGAAGCCGATTTTTACGGTTCAATGGACGGTGCCAGTAAATTTGTTCGCGGTGATGCTATTGCTGGGTTGCTCATTATGGCAATTACCATTATCGGTGGCTTATTAGTTGGTGTTATGCAACATGGTATGACGTTTGCTGATGCAAGCCACACTTATGTATTACTGACAATTGGTGATGGTTTAGTTGCGCAAATACCATCATTAATTATTTCAACTGCAGCAGGTGTTATTGTTACTCGAGTGAACTCGCAAGATAGTATCAGTGAACAAATGCTTAACCAGTTATTCAATAGCCCTAAAGTATTGATTTTGACAGCGGTTGTAATTGGCTTACTTGGACTGATTCCAGGCATGCCCAATATTGTATTTTTAATGTTCACCGGTTTTTTAACCGTGCTGGCATGGTGGCTAAACAAACATAAAAATGCTGAGCCACAAAATACCACAAAAACCACAGAAGCACCGGCAACGACGCCAGCAAGTTTAGAAGCCACTTGGTCGGATGTAAATATTGAAGATATTTTAGCCATGGAAGTCGGATACGGACTTATCCCTATGGTGGATCAAACACAAAACGGCGAATTATTGGGTAAAATTCGTAGTTTACGTAAAAAATTTGCTCAAACGTTAGGCTTTTTACCTCCTCAAGTGCATATTCGCGATAATCTTTCATTAGCGCCTTATCAATATAAAATCTTTATTAAAGGTGGTGAAATTGGAAAAGGTGAAATTGTTAATAATAAATGGTTAGCCATTAATCCAGGTAATGTAACTGAAACCATTAAAGGCACACCTACTACTGAACCTGCTTTTGGATTGCCGGCTATTTGGATAGATAAAAACGATAAAGAAAATGCGCAGATATTAGGTTATACCGTTGTTGATACTAGCACCATGATTGCAACGCACTTTAATCACCTGTTACAACAATTTGCCAGTGATTTACTTGGTCGGTTAGAAACTCAAGAACTGCTCGATCGAATTAAGCAAGAAGTACCAAAACTTGTTGAAGACTTTATTCCAGGAGTCATAACATTAACAACGTTTCATAAAATATTGCAAAATTTGATTGCTGAAAAAGTTTCAATTCGTGATATGCGCACCATTATAGAAACCATTTGTGAACATGCACCAACTCAGAATGATGCTTATCAATTACTTAGTATGGTTAGAATTGCATTAGGGCGCGTAATCACTCAACAATGGTTTTCTGATAGTGAGCAAATCAATGTGATCTGCTTAAATGTCAATTTAGAGCGTTTGTTACTGCAAACACTGCAAAATACCAGTAACTTTGAGCCGGGTTTAGCTGAACATATCATTCAACAACTACAACAAGCTCTTCATCAGCAAGAAGCAATCGGTGCTCCACCGGTTTTATTGGTTAATCACTCGTTACGAGCCATGCTTGCTCAATTTTTAAGACCTAATTTTCCTCAATTAGCGGTATTGTCAAATTTAGAAATTCCGAATAATCGAGAGATCAAAGTCACATGTCAAATTGGCAGTGAAACCTAA
- the flhB gene encoding flagellar biosynthesis protein FlhB, with the protein MANESDLDKSEQPTDSKIKKAKEKGQIPRSRELTSLFILLIGISLLLIIGPYTVNQLITIIKMAIKVSHSPKDDTLITLHLVNLITAGIWSIVPIVIGLVITAMFAPLGVGGLLFSLQSIKPKFSKLNPIAGFGRLFSIRIFSELLKSILKVTLISTTVALFLLHYFPNILSLPNMYLNNALTNAIELVIICGILSVLSLIPMVGFDIFYQIWSNLKKLKMSKQEIKDEFKEQEGDPQIKGRIRQMQQAMARRRMMKDVTKANVIVTNPTHYAVALQYDDKTMAAPKLLAKGTDNIALRIKEIASEHNIPLLEAPPLARALYHHGEIGETIPTELYTAVAQILAWVYQLKHWYKYGGDKPIAPNNLPVPESLSEYK; encoded by the coding sequence ATGGCTAATGAGAGTGATCTAGATAAAAGCGAACAACCCACGGATAGCAAAATAAAAAAAGCTAAGGAAAAGGGGCAGATACCACGATCTCGAGAATTAACATCCTTGTTTATTCTATTAATAGGTATTTCACTACTTTTAATAATAGGACCTTATACAGTTAATCAACTGATCACTATTATAAAAATGGCGATCAAAGTATCACACTCACCAAAAGATGATACATTAATTACTTTACATTTAGTTAATTTGATCACAGCAGGTATTTGGTCTATTGTGCCAATTGTTATAGGATTGGTAATTACTGCCATGTTTGCTCCACTTGGTGTTGGGGGATTACTCTTTAGCCTGCAATCAATCAAACCAAAATTTTCAAAACTCAACCCTATAGCTGGGTTTGGTCGACTATTTAGCATTAGAATTTTTTCGGAACTGCTTAAAAGCATACTTAAAGTTACCCTGATTTCAACCACGGTAGCTCTATTTTTATTACACTATTTTCCCAATATACTTTCCTTACCCAATATGTATTTAAATAACGCATTAACAAATGCAATAGAATTAGTCATTATTTGTGGAATTTTAAGTGTGTTATCTTTAATACCAATGGTTGGTTTTGATATTTTTTATCAAATTTGGAGTAATTTGAAAAAATTGAAAATGTCCAAACAAGAAATTAAAGATGAGTTTAAAGAACAAGAAGGTGATCCACAAATAAAAGGTCGTATTCGCCAAATGCAACAAGCAATGGCCCGACGTCGAATGATGAAAGATGTGACTAAAGCCAATGTTATTGTAACTAACCCAACCCATTACGCTGTTGCTTTACAATATGATGATAAAACCATGGCTGCTCCAAAATTATTAGCCAAAGGTACGGATAACATTGCGCTGCGTATTAAAGAAATAGCAAGCGAACATAATATACCCTTATTAGAGGCACCACCTTTAGCTCGTGCTTTATATCACCATGGTGAAATTGGTGAAACGATTCCAACCGAGCTTTATACCGCTGTGGCACAAATTTTAGCTTGGGTATATCAATTAAAACATTGGTATAAATATGGCGGTGATAAGCCAATAGCACCGAATAATTTACCCGTACCTGAATCGCTATCCGAATATAAATAA
- a CDS encoding flagella synthesis protein FlgN, with amino-acid sequence MLELEDILNNITEMLQTLSEILQTEQQILIDNKLINQLADIIDKKSQLLIQLKLLDEKRVKLSQQLAIQPPYNENPAVAAHWQSITDTTKLLAKINHDNGLIIQNRMNMTEQSINYLKNLNNPAVYTNNGYQQTEVISSKRAKV; translated from the coding sequence ATGTTAGAATTAGAGGATATTTTAAACAACATCACAGAAATGTTACAAACTCTCTCAGAAATTCTGCAAACAGAGCAACAAATACTGATTGATAATAAGTTAATCAATCAATTAGCTGATATTATTGATAAAAAAAGTCAGTTACTTATTCAATTAAAATTATTGGATGAAAAACGAGTTAAGTTGAGTCAACAACTAGCAATACAACCCCCTTATAATGAAAATCCAGCCGTGGCGGCTCACTGGCAATCAATTACCGATACTACCAAATTATTGGCAAAGATTAATCACGATAATGGTTTGATTATTCAAAATCGCATGAACATGACAGAACAGTCAATCAATTATCTTAAAAATTTAAATAATCCAGCAGTTTATACAAATAATGGCTATCAGCAAACTGAAGTTATTTCATCCAAACGGGCGAAAGTGTAA
- the flgM gene encoding flagellar biosynthesis anti-sigma factor FlgM translates to MSIDATKSITAISGLMSRDVISEQQKNQTAVIPAQNDTKVSANVNLSQNSVTLLRTIDNDINVKKVDKIKQAIADGSLVIDSRKIAKELIQQMLQNIES, encoded by the coding sequence ATGAGTATTGATGCAACAAAATCTATTACCGCCATTTCAGGACTTATGAGTCGTGATGTAATTTCTGAGCAACAGAAAAATCAGACAGCGGTAATACCAGCCCAAAATGATACCAAGGTAAGTGCTAATGTAAACCTATCACAAAATTCAGTAACACTATTACGCACAATCGACAATGATATTAACGTAAAAAAAGTTGATAAAATAAAACAAGCCATTGCCGATGGTTCATTAGTGATTGATTCACGAAAAATTGCTAAAGAACTGATTCAGCAAATGTTACAAAACATTGAAAGCTAA
- the flgA gene encoding flagellar basal body P-ring formation chaperone FlgA — translation MKLIIGMFILFSCHIVLANSLSKQINDLITQQFSHNPEAVTISYTNDMPKLNCDNPTLSLLNTKKPWGNMTISVQCDNKKRFMHIYVAVSGHYLIAKQPIMAGSVITEDLIDLKFGWLDKLPSSVILNKSDALNHIATRNINQSETIKKAMLQKNWQVKAGQIVKVIIDGESYQITTNGKSLNNATLDEKISVKLNSGNVIDGVLTNQGVIIFNK, via the coding sequence GTGAAATTAATAATTGGTATGTTTATCTTATTTAGCTGCCATATCGTCTTAGCTAACTCTCTTAGCAAACAGATTAACGATCTCATTACTCAGCAATTTAGCCATAATCCTGAAGCTGTAACGATTAGTTATACCAATGATATGCCTAAATTGAATTGCGACAACCCCACCTTATCTTTACTTAATACCAAAAAACCGTGGGGCAATATGACCATCAGTGTACAGTGTGATAATAAAAAAAGGTTTATGCACATTTATGTTGCAGTTAGCGGACATTACCTTATCGCCAAACAACCAATCATGGCTGGCTCAGTTATCACAGAAGATTTGATAGATTTAAAATTTGGATGGTTAGATAAGCTCCCCTCCTCAGTTATTTTAAATAAATCCGATGCCCTTAATCATATTGCTACACGTAATATCAATCAGAGTGAAACCATAAAAAAAGCAATGCTACAAAAAAATTGGCAGGTTAAAGCTGGTCAAATCGTTAAAGTCATTATTGATGGCGAAAGTTATCAAATAACCACAAATGGTAAATCACTCAATAATGCCACATTAGATGAGAAAATTAGTGTTAAACTTAATTCAGGTAATGTTATTGATGGAGTATTAACAAATCAAGGTGTAATCATTTTCAACAAATAA
- the flgB gene encoding flagellar basal body rod protein FlgB, with protein sequence MFDKLDNWVNFHSQALNVREMRQNILAANIANSDTPNYQARDIDFKAELTKAIKNEGNANNIALHITSNGHIPMSMPMMTNQNLLYRIPYQASADGNTVEMDQERTAFMDNTIHYQSNLTFLGEQFKNVMSVLQQG encoded by the coding sequence ATGTTTGATAAATTGGATAACTGGGTTAATTTTCACAGTCAGGCACTCAATGTGCGTGAAATGCGGCAAAATATTCTAGCCGCCAATATTGCTAATAGTGATACACCTAATTATCAAGCTCGAGATATTGATTTTAAAGCAGAGTTAACTAAAGCCATAAAAAATGAAGGTAATGCAAATAATATTGCACTTCATATTACTTCTAATGGTCATATTCCAATGTCAATGCCAATGATGACAAATCAAAATCTATTGTATCGAATACCTTATCAAGCTTCAGCAGATGGTAACACTGTAGAGATGGATCAAGAGCGTACAGCGTTTATGGATAACACTATTCACTATCAAAGTAATCTTACTTTTTTAGGTGAACAATTTAAAAATGTGATGTCAGTATTACAGCAAGGATAA
- the flgC gene encoding flagellar basal body rod protein FlgC, which produces MSFSIFAISGSALMAQTQRMNISASNLANAESITSTTGQAYRAKQVIFQFDDNGYQNSVAGVKVSQVIEDPAPMNLIYDPNHPLADEKGYIQKPNVDVVAEMVNTISASRSYQANVEVINTAKSLMLKTLTLGQ; this is translated from the coding sequence ATGAGTTTTTCTATTTTTGCCATTTCCGGTTCAGCACTAATGGCACAGACCCAACGTATGAATATCAGTGCCAGTAATTTAGCCAATGCTGAAAGTATTACCAGCACAACAGGTCAAGCTTATCGAGCTAAACAAGTTATTTTCCAATTTGATGATAATGGTTACCAAAATAGCGTAGCAGGCGTAAAGGTGTCACAAGTGATTGAAGATCCAGCGCCAATGAATTTAATCTATGACCCGAATCATCCTTTAGCAGACGAAAAAGGTTACATTCAAAAACCAAATGTTGATGTAGTGGCAGAGATGGTCAATACCATATCAGCATCTCGTAGTTATCAAGCAAATGTAGAAGTCATCAATACAGCAAAAAGTTTAATGCTTAAAACCCTTACCTTAGGGCAATAG
- the flgD gene encoding flagellar hook assembly protein FlgD — protein sequence MGISNVAVSETSNMTSPVRKGTSDGNSSQELQDNFLTLLIAQMKNQDPTNPMDNSQLTSQLAQINTLAGIERLNTTLGMVSGQIDDSMSVNASNMIGKGVMVPGNKILVATSEVEGSETEKETITTPFGFELMRDADSVVVTIKDENGNVVREVDLGSIPAGVSSFTWDGELNDGTLAPDGSYTFSVNASYDGQKVSATPLSYSVVYGVINSKVNNKVLLDLGILGSISIDEVRQIL from the coding sequence ATGGGTATTTCGAATGTAGCAGTGTCAGAAACATCAAATATGACGAGTCCAGTCAGAAAAGGGACATCTGATGGTAATTCTAGTCAGGAATTACAAGATAATTTTTTAACATTACTTATCGCCCAAATGAAGAATCAAGATCCCACCAATCCCATGGACAACAGTCAGTTGACTTCACAACTTGCTCAGATTAATACGTTAGCAGGTATTGAACGACTTAATACGACATTAGGTATGGTTTCTGGTCAGATTGACGACAGTATGTCAGTGAATGCAAGTAATATGATTGGTAAAGGTGTCATGGTTCCAGGTAATAAAATTTTGGTTGCCACATCGGAAGTCGAAGGCTCAGAAACAGAAAAAGAGACCATTACCACACCATTTGGCTTTGAACTTATGCGTGATGCTGATTCAGTGGTTGTTACCATAAAAGATGAAAACGGCAATGTTGTGCGTGAGGTTGATCTCGGTTCGATTCCTGCTGGGGTCAGTTCTTTTACTTGGGATGGTGAACTTAATGATGGAACACTTGCGCCTGATGGTAGCTATACGTTTTCAGTTAATGCCAGCTACGATGGACAAAAAGTATCTGCAACACCATTATCTTATTCCGTGGTGTACGGAGTAATTAATAGCAAAGTTAACAATAAAGTATTACTAGATTTAGGGATACTGGGTTCAATTAGTATTGACGAAGTGCGTCAAATTCTTTAA
- the flgE gene encoding flagellar hook protein FlgE — protein MGFSQAISGMNAASKQLDVIGNNIANSATVGFKSASISFADIYAGSKVGMGVKVASVMQNFNDGTTTSTNNSLDVAISGNGFFRLVDSSGQIYYTRNGQFQLDAERNIISADGLQLTGYLATGTPPQIQQGSAPGPLKISQEMLNASATSKASLQTNLNSNSKVPEKQPISATDADTFNYSTTITTYDSLGNQRNVQLFYVKTADNQWDVHYLDSSDPNATLQTLGKMEFDSSGKLISDPEMTININGLNGSADNSFTLSLASSTQQNMGKEVGSIKTPIIDGYAAGDLVGYSINDDGTIFGVYSNQQTMLLGQIAMADFANVNGLESAGNNNWRSTLNSGSEVLGTANSGTFGSLASGAVEASNVDMSQELVNMIVAQRNYQSNSQTIKTQDQILNTLVNLR, from the coding sequence ATGGGGTTTTCTCAAGCAATTAGTGGTATGAATGCCGCTTCAAAACAATTAGATGTTATTGGTAATAATATTGCCAATTCTGCAACAGTTGGCTTCAAAAGTGCTAGTATCTCATTTGCTGATATCTATGCCGGTTCAAAAGTTGGAATGGGGGTTAAAGTTGCATCTGTTATGCAAAATTTTAATGATGGCACGACAACCTCTACCAATAATAGTTTGGATGTTGCTATTTCTGGTAATGGATTTTTTCGGTTAGTGGATAGCAGTGGGCAAATCTATTATACCCGTAATGGTCAGTTCCAATTAGATGCTGAGCGTAATATTATCTCTGCCGATGGATTACAATTAACGGGCTATTTAGCGACAGGTACGCCACCACAAATCCAACAGGGATCTGCGCCTGGCCCATTAAAAATTTCGCAAGAGATGTTAAATGCTTCAGCAACCAGTAAGGCCTCTTTGCAAACAAATTTAAATTCAAACAGTAAAGTTCCTGAAAAACAACCGATCAGTGCAACAGATGCTGACACATTTAATTATTCAACCACCATCACCACTTATGATTCCTTAGGTAATCAACGTAATGTTCAGCTTTTTTATGTTAAAACAGCAGATAACCAATGGGATGTTCATTATCTTGATAGCAGCGATCCTAACGCAACGCTTCAGACCTTAGGGAAAATGGAATTTGATTCATCCGGTAAATTAATTAGTGATCCAGAAATGACGATCAATATTAATGGTCTAAATGGTTCGGCAGATAACAGCTTTACATTATCACTTGCAAGCAGTACCCAACAAAATATGGGTAAAGAAGTCGGTAGCATTAAAACCCCTATTATTGATGGTTATGCCGCTGGTGATCTAGTTGGCTATAGTATTAATGATGACGGTACAATTTTCGGTGTTTATTCTAATCAACAAACCATGTTATTAGGTCAAATTGCCATGGCAGATTTTGCCAATGTTAATGGATTAGAATCAGCGGGCAATAATAATTGGCGATCAACGCTTAATTCTGGATCAGAAGTGTTGGGTACCGCCAACAGTGGGACGTTTGGTTCACTAGCCAGTGGTGCGGTAGAGGCTTCTAATGTTGATATGAGTCAAGAGTTGGTCAATATGATTGTCGCTCAGCGTAATTATCAATCGAATTCACAAACCATTAAAACTCAAGACCAAATACTCAATACATTGGTTAATTTGCGTTAG